A region from the uncultured Draconibacterium sp. genome encodes:
- a CDS encoding glycosyltransferase family protein has protein sequence MKILYAIQGTGNGHLARATEIIPLLRKQGETDILVSGIQGDIRLPFEVKYKLYGFSFIFGERGDVDIWKTIYKARLCRLINDIRKIPVKNYDLVITDFEPVTAWACKLKRKECVGLSHQNAVLHPKAARPLKTDYFGKLVLKHYAPAKYQYGFHFKQLDKQNFTPVIRSSIRKAAVSNKGHYTVYLPAFSDLEIEKILKQHKNVRWEVFSKHCQKSYSKGSIRFNPVSLEGFNQSFVSCAGILCNAGFETPAEALYMGKKLCVFPMKNQYEQACNAAMLAELGIPVVSKISAFREVLTDWLQQEKAIQILYPDNTREILFELIGTHKASQNSGNKK, from the coding sequence GTGAAAATTTTATACGCCATACAAGGCACCGGCAATGGTCATTTAGCAAGAGCTACTGAGATTATTCCCTTATTACGAAAACAGGGTGAAACGGATATCCTCGTGAGTGGAATACAGGGGGATATCCGTTTACCTTTTGAGGTAAAATACAAGCTTTATGGTTTTAGCTTCATTTTTGGTGAGCGCGGAGATGTGGATATCTGGAAAACCATTTATAAAGCCCGGCTTTGTAGGTTGATTAACGATATCAGAAAAATACCGGTAAAAAACTACGACCTGGTTATTACCGATTTTGAGCCAGTAACAGCATGGGCCTGCAAGTTAAAACGAAAAGAGTGCGTTGGCTTAAGTCACCAAAACGCTGTTTTACATCCCAAAGCTGCCCGTCCATTAAAAACCGATTATTTTGGAAAGCTCGTGTTAAAACACTATGCCCCGGCCAAATACCAATATGGCTTTCATTTTAAACAACTCGACAAGCAGAATTTTACACCCGTAATCCGTTCATCCATTCGAAAGGCAGCGGTAAGCAATAAGGGGCATTACACCGTTTATTTACCTGCCTTCAGCGATTTGGAGATTGAAAAAATTCTTAAGCAGCATAAAAACGTTCGCTGGGAAGTTTTCTCAAAACACTGTCAGAAAAGCTACTCCAAAGGCTCTATTCGGTTTAATCCGGTTTCGCTCGAAGGTTTTAATCAATCGTTTGTTAGTTGTGCCGGAATATTGTGTAATGCCGGTTTTGAAACTCCGGCCGAAGCACTTTATATGGGTAAAAAACTGTGTGTTTTTCCTATGAAAAATCAATACGAACAGGCTTGTAATGCCGCCATGCTGGCCGAGCTGGGTATTCCTGTTGTTTCAAAAATCAGTGCTTTTCGGGAGGTTTTAACCGACTGGCTGCAACAGGAGAAAGCCATACAAATTTTATATCCCGACAACACGCGCGAAATATTGTTCGAATTGATCGGGACGCATAAAGCTTCGCAAAATTCAGGAAATAAAAAGTGA
- a CDS encoding phytase has protein sequence MMMNCTCNRIFLASVLLAIVVVSIVGCDTNRPSEGSRKAGEHIKNTVVAVAETDPVPQDKNEDSADDPAIWIDTTDVTNSFIIGTDKKGGLATYDLNGKLLNYYADGNMNNCDLRYGFPLGDKQVDVLAASNRSSHSIALYTVHKGGVLKAVDARVIKAEMQDDVYGLGMYKSPKTGKYYVFLNSKAGEVEQWELLAKEDKIDAKLVRAFNLETQTEGVIADDAFGLVYIGEEIAGIHKFNAEPDAPTTGVLIPFSSEENENIRYDIEGLAIYATDSVNGYLVASSQGNYSFAVFERQGENKYLGSFRITEGDFDGVEETDGIEISNVPLGANFPKGMLVVQDGYNYDGEQLVSQNFKYISWADIEKFFLTKTD, from the coding sequence ATGATGATGAATTGTACATGTAATCGTATTTTTTTAGCAAGTGTATTATTGGCAATTGTGGTAGTAAGCATTGTTGGATGTGATACAAACCGACCAAGCGAAGGATCTAGAAAAGCAGGAGAGCACATCAAAAATACCGTTGTAGCTGTGGCCGAGACTGATCCGGTTCCTCAGGACAAAAACGAGGATTCTGCTGATGACCCGGCTATATGGATTGATACCACCGATGTAACGAATTCTTTTATTATTGGTACCGATAAAAAAGGAGGATTGGCCACCTACGATTTAAACGGCAAGCTTCTTAATTACTACGCAGATGGAAATATGAACAATTGCGACCTTCGTTACGGGTTTCCTTTGGGCGATAAGCAAGTTGATGTATTGGCAGCCAGTAATCGCTCGTCGCATTCCATTGCGCTTTATACGGTGCATAAAGGCGGTGTTTTAAAAGCAGTTGATGCCCGGGTGATTAAAGCTGAAATGCAAGATGATGTTTATGGCCTGGGTATGTATAAAAGCCCGAAAACAGGTAAATATTACGTTTTTTTAAACAGTAAGGCCGGTGAGGTAGAGCAATGGGAATTACTGGCAAAAGAAGATAAAATTGATGCCAAACTGGTACGTGCTTTTAATCTGGAAACACAAACCGAAGGCGTTATTGCCGACGATGCATTTGGCCTTGTTTACATAGGAGAAGAAATAGCAGGAATACATAAATTTAATGCTGAACCGGATGCACCCACCACAGGTGTTTTAATTCCCTTCAGTTCAGAAGAGAACGAGAACATCCGTTACGATATTGAAGGCCTGGCTATTTATGCTACCGATAGTGTAAACGGCTACCTGGTGGCTTCGTCGCAGGGCAATTATTCGTTTGCAGTTTTCGAACGTCAGGGCGAGAATAAATACCTGGGAAGTTTTCGTATTACCGAAGGCGATTTTGATGGAGTGGAAGAAACCGATGGAATAGAAATAAGCAATGTGCCGCTTGGGGCAAATTTTCCTAAAGGTATGTTAGTGGTTCAGGATGGGTATAATTATGATGGAGAACAACTGGTAAGTCAAAATTTTAAATACATTTCCTGGGCCGATATTGAGAAGTTTTTCCTGACAAAAACAGACTAA
- a CDS encoding TonB-dependent receptor, with product MKKLSLLLFILLFVNLFNALAEGENENAANKGSIAGRIVDTDNLPLPGAAVVIEDIHKGAVTDVNGFYRIVTLDAGEYQVKVSYIGFKEAVKTVAVTAGKTSTLNFELEAGIDIEEVVVNGALQGQSKALNQQKSSMNITNIISSDQVGRFPDQNIGDALKRIPGINVQYDQGEARFGNIRGTSPEYNSVAVDGDRIPSAEAETRSIQLDLIPSDMIQSIEVNKVVTADMDADAIGGSVNLVTKSNPYTRRITGSVGGTYNALRGKVAPNFSLLYGDRFFDDKLGFTLAASVQDHMMGSDDLEAEWDDDGTMKEMQVRTYLIQRLRQSYSGALDYKFNANNKIEAKVMYNHRNDWENRYRVVYKDLDEDVAEIERQIKAGTNKDARLEDQRTYHFSLGGEHQIGAFEIDWKGSYSKANEDRPNERYLQYKIEDVDFNQNVSDTEKPQVIINTPEAQDFNSNWELDEITEEHQYTEDIDKKFKVDFKYPFQNGTSVLRFGAKYKGKSKNRDNKFYEYEPLDEDAFNSGAFNNTIVKTKDDFLAGDYVAGTYVDVKYLGGLDLTSGDYEGEENLEELAGNFDASENVTAGYLRFDQSFGSLDVVAGLRVENTSINYSGKELILDEDGDVEDLVDTEEVDNNYTNVLPSLLLKYQLGRNTNIKASVTNTLARPKYIDLVPRVEVNNEDVEIEIGNPDLTPTTSINFDLMAEHYFQSIGLVSGGIFYKDISDFIVNGIQSDYDYLGQTWDKFTQPINAGDATLFGVEVAFQRQLDFLPGFLRQFGVYTNYTYTKSTVSNFQIEDRNEDDLTLPGTPENTLNASLYYEGKKLSARLSYNYAGDFVEEYSDKAFEDVYYDQVSYLDFNANYHFNKNFMVFAELNNILNTPLRYYQGESQYTYQAEYYDIRVNFGVKFNF from the coding sequence GCCGCAAATAAAGGTTCAATAGCCGGTAGAATTGTGGATACTGATAACCTTCCGCTACCCGGAGCAGCTGTTGTTATTGAAGATATTCATAAAGGAGCTGTGACCGATGTTAACGGTTTTTACCGTATTGTAACATTGGACGCCGGCGAATACCAGGTAAAGGTTTCTTACATAGGTTTTAAAGAGGCTGTTAAAACAGTAGCAGTAACCGCCGGAAAAACGAGTACGCTAAATTTTGAACTTGAGGCCGGTATTGATATTGAAGAAGTTGTGGTAAATGGTGCATTGCAAGGCCAGTCAAAAGCATTAAACCAGCAAAAAAGCAGCATGAACATTACCAATATCATTTCTTCCGATCAGGTAGGTCGTTTCCCCGACCAAAATATTGGCGATGCTTTAAAACGAATTCCCGGCATTAATGTGCAATACGACCAGGGCGAAGCCCGCTTCGGAAATATTCGCGGAACCTCTCCTGAGTATAACTCTGTTGCTGTTGATGGCGACCGTATTCCATCGGCCGAGGCTGAAACCCGCTCCATTCAGCTCGACCTTATTCCTTCTGACATGATTCAGAGTATTGAAGTAAACAAAGTGGTTACTGCCGATATGGATGCCGATGCCATTGGTGGTTCGGTAAACCTGGTAACAAAATCGAATCCATACACCCGCCGTATTACCGGTTCGGTTGGAGGAACCTACAATGCACTTCGTGGTAAAGTAGCTCCTAACTTTTCACTTTTATATGGCGATCGTTTTTTTGATGATAAGCTTGGTTTTACACTGGCAGCCTCGGTACAGGACCACATGATGGGTTCTGATGATTTGGAAGCCGAATGGGATGATGATGGTACAATGAAAGAAATGCAGGTACGTACCTATTTAATTCAACGTTTGCGCCAGAGTTACTCCGGTGCCCTCGACTATAAATTTAATGCCAATAATAAAATCGAGGCAAAAGTAATGTACAATCACCGTAACGACTGGGAAAACCGCTATCGCGTGGTATACAAAGACCTGGATGAAGATGTGGCAGAAATCGAACGTCAGATTAAAGCGGGTACCAATAAAGATGCTCGTTTGGAAGACCAGCGTACTTATCATTTTTCTTTAGGCGGCGAGCACCAGATTGGTGCCTTTGAAATCGACTGGAAAGGCTCGTACTCAAAAGCAAACGAGGATCGACCAAATGAACGTTACCTGCAATATAAAATTGAAGATGTAGATTTTAACCAGAATGTTAGCGATACTGAAAAACCACAAGTGATAATCAATACTCCGGAAGCACAGGATTTTAACAGCAACTGGGAGCTGGATGAAATAACAGAGGAACATCAGTACACCGAAGATATCGATAAAAAATTCAAGGTCGATTTTAAATATCCTTTCCAAAACGGAACAAGCGTTTTGCGCTTTGGTGCTAAATACAAGGGTAAAAGCAAAAATCGCGACAACAAATTTTACGAGTACGAACCGCTTGATGAGGATGCTTTTAACTCGGGAGCATTTAATAATACAATTGTTAAAACAAAAGACGATTTTTTGGCAGGAGATTATGTTGCCGGAACTTATGTTGATGTAAAGTATTTGGGTGGTTTAGACCTGACATCAGGAGACTACGAAGGTGAAGAGAACCTGGAAGAACTGGCCGGAAACTTTGATGCATCTGAAAATGTAACTGCCGGTTATCTGCGTTTCGATCAGTCGTTTGGAAGCCTGGATGTTGTTGCCGGTTTAAGGGTTGAAAATACTTCAATTAATTATTCAGGTAAAGAATTGATTTTGGATGAAGATGGTGATGTTGAGGATCTTGTGGATACAGAAGAGGTGGATAACAATTATACCAACGTGTTGCCGTCGTTGTTGTTAAAATACCAGTTGGGCCGGAACACAAATATTAAAGCAAGTGTTACCAATACTTTGGCTCGTCCAAAATACATCGACCTGGTTCCGCGTGTTGAAGTGAACAACGAAGATGTAGAAATTGAAATCGGTAATCCTGATCTTACACCAACAACATCAATTAACTTCGATTTAATGGCCGAGCATTACTTTCAATCAATTGGCCTGGTGTCGGGTGGTATTTTCTACAAAGATATCAGCGATTTTATTGTGAATGGCATTCAATCGGATTACGATTACCTGGGACAAACCTGGGACAAATTTACACAACCCATTAACGCCGGCGATGCTACCCTTTTTGGTGTTGAAGTGGCTTTCCAGCGTCAGCTCGACTTTTTACCCGGATTCCTTCGTCAGTTTGGTGTTTATACCAACTACACCTATACCAAATCAACCGTTAGCAATTTTCAGATTGAAGACCGCAACGAAGATGATTTAACACTACCCGGAACACCGGAAAACACCTTGAATGCCTCGTTGTATTACGAAGGTAAAAAGTTATCGGCACGTCTTTCGTATAACTACGCCGGCGACTTTGTTGAAGAATACAGCGACAAAGCTTTTGAGGATGTGTATTATGATCAGGTGTCGTACCTCGACTTTAATGCCAACTACCACTTCAACAAAAATTTTATGGTATTTGCCGAACTCAATAATATCCTGAATACGCCGTTGCGTTATTACCAGGGAGAATCTCAATATACTTATCAGGCCGAATATTACGATATAAGAGTTAATTTTGGAGTAAAGTTTAATTTTTAA